In Xanthomonas theicola, a single genomic region encodes these proteins:
- a CDS encoding manganese efflux pump MntP family protein gives MSFLSILLLGIAMSTDAFAAAVGKGAAMRKPLWRDALRAGLIFGCIEALTPALGWLLGQAASRYVVSFDHWIAFGLLSALGVHMIAAGLKPEQVEQAAETSKRQGFWNLAATGLATSIDAMAVGVGLAFLDVNIVEVAVVIGLCTLTMVTLGIMLGRVLGTLAGKRAEIGGGVLLIAIGCTILYEHLH, from the coding sequence ATGTCGTTTCTTTCGATTCTGTTGCTCGGCATCGCCATGTCCACCGATGCCTTCGCCGCCGCGGTCGGCAAGGGCGCGGCGATGCGCAAGCCGCTGTGGCGCGACGCGCTGCGCGCCGGCCTGATCTTCGGCTGCATCGAGGCGCTGACGCCTGCACTGGGCTGGCTGCTGGGTCAGGCCGCCTCCCGGTACGTGGTGTCGTTCGACCACTGGATCGCGTTCGGCCTGCTGTCCGCGCTGGGCGTGCACATGATCGCCGCCGGGCTCAAGCCGGAGCAGGTCGAGCAGGCCGCCGAGACGTCCAAGCGTCAAGGCTTCTGGAACCTGGCCGCGACCGGCCTGGCCACCAGCATCGACGCGATGGCGGTCGGCGTCGGCCTGGCCTTCCTGGACGTGAACATCGTCGAGGTCGCGGTAGTCATCGGCCTGTGCACGCTGACCATGGTGACCCTGGGCATCATGCTCGGCCGCGTACTCGGCACGCTGGCCGGCAAGCGCGCGGAAATCGGCGGCGGCGTACTGCTGATCGCGATCGGCTGCACCATCCTGTACGAGCATCTGCACTGA
- a CDS encoding hybrid sensor histidine kinase/response regulator, giving the protein MVSSWILLLVSVGYAALLFAVAWWGDRRPLYPQRPWLRPAVYGLALAVYCSSWTFYGAVGSAVRNGAGYLPIYLGPLLLLLFGWRIVERLALIARSENTVSIADFISSRYGRSRRLAALVAAIALVGVVPYLALQYKAVAMSLQVLSGQSRAGAPFYADPALYVALLMALFATLFGTRQVDATEHHHGMMLAIALESVVKLLAMVAVGVFAYVWLSGRDGQVLQSARTLFQNTPPVGFISQTLLSFLAIVCLPRQFHVAVVECSDIGDIRKARWLFGLYLVVISAMVVPVAAAGVALFGHSGEVAGDSIVLALPLAEGRSALALVAYVGGFSAATGMVIVSSIALATMVSNDLVMPVLLRRRGHQQAAGADVASRVLWIRRLAILLLALIAYGYYRSSSNDSTLASYGLMAFAAVAQFAPGLIGGLYWRGASRKGVETGMLLGFGTWIYTLLLPALTQAGWLAPQWLHDGPFGISWLRPQQLFGMRGWDPLAHGTFWSLLVNVGAMMLVAARWRPGLDERMRAAPFLEPYSQRPAVAGDWLGQVQVIDLQTLAERMVGERHARRAFAEQAQLLGREPQPNAVADRAWVQFTERLLAASIGAASARLVLTSLLRGSGMDLGEVVAVLDEAGQELRFNREILSTTLENISAGVSVVDPAMRLTAWNRRYQQMFGYPDGMLYVGRPVADLIRYNAERGELGGGLIEEQIERRIAHMRAGTPHVFERTRSDGKVIEMRGQPLPGGGYVTSYNDITDYKRAEQALLEANETLEQRVAARSREAELAQQSKTRFLAAISHDVLQPLNAARLFASALREAHQNEEQRHLAERVDASLRAAEELLDGLLDVSRLDAGGLRPAIEDFDASVLLRELAAQYTPVAAGRGLRLHAYARPIWVRSDRRLLRRVLQNFLANALRYTRQGRIVLGMRGRGEELELQVWDTGPGIPERHMQQIFEEFQRYQQPFDWGEQGLGLGLSICQRISRLLGHELDARSTVGRGSMFAITLPRVAPVPQKQQRQQRSVAASDSLTGLRVLCVDNDQEILDGMRALLGRWQVQVICASTVDAALPLAACAPNVMLVDYHLHDRLDGLDTLDALRKAMVGPVAGALLTADGRDELKLQARERGYRVLTKPVKPASLRAFLSAHHDPIKNG; this is encoded by the coding sequence CTGCTGTTGTTCGGCTGGCGCATCGTCGAGCGGCTGGCGCTGATCGCGCGCAGCGAGAACACGGTCTCCATCGCCGACTTCATCTCCTCGCGCTACGGCCGCTCGCGGCGGCTGGCGGCGCTGGTGGCGGCGATCGCGCTGGTCGGCGTGGTGCCGTACCTGGCGCTGCAGTACAAGGCGGTGGCGATGAGCCTGCAGGTGCTCAGCGGCCAGTCCAGAGCGGGCGCGCCGTTCTACGCCGATCCGGCGCTGTACGTGGCGCTGCTGATGGCCTTGTTCGCGACCCTGTTCGGCACCCGCCAGGTCGATGCCACCGAACACCACCACGGCATGATGCTGGCGATCGCGCTGGAATCGGTGGTCAAGCTGCTGGCGATGGTCGCGGTGGGCGTGTTCGCCTACGTGTGGCTGAGTGGGCGCGACGGGCAAGTGCTGCAGTCGGCGCGCACGCTGTTCCAGAACACGCCGCCGGTCGGCTTCATCTCGCAGACGCTGCTCAGCTTCCTGGCCATCGTCTGCCTGCCGCGGCAGTTCCATGTGGCGGTGGTGGAGTGCAGCGACATCGGCGACATCCGCAAGGCGCGCTGGCTGTTCGGGCTGTATCTGGTGGTGATCTCGGCGATGGTGGTGCCGGTCGCCGCGGCCGGCGTCGCCCTGTTCGGCCATTCCGGCGAGGTGGCCGGCGACAGCATCGTGCTGGCGCTGCCGCTGGCCGAGGGTCGCAGCGCGCTGGCGCTGGTCGCCTACGTCGGCGGGTTCTCCGCCGCCACCGGCATGGTCATCGTCTCCAGCATCGCGCTGGCGACGATGGTCAGCAACGACCTGGTGATGCCGGTGCTGCTGCGCCGCCGTGGGCACCAGCAGGCGGCCGGCGCCGACGTCGCCTCGCGGGTGCTGTGGATCCGGCGCCTGGCGATCCTGCTGCTGGCGCTGATCGCCTACGGCTACTACCGCAGCAGCAGCAACGACAGCACCCTGGCCTCGTACGGGCTGATGGCCTTCGCCGCGGTGGCGCAGTTCGCGCCGGGCCTGATCGGCGGGCTGTACTGGCGCGGCGCCAGCCGCAAGGGCGTGGAGACCGGCATGCTGCTGGGCTTCGGCACCTGGATCTATACCTTGCTGCTGCCGGCGCTGACCCAGGCCGGCTGGTTGGCGCCGCAGTGGCTGCACGACGGGCCGTTCGGCATTTCCTGGCTGCGTCCGCAGCAGCTATTCGGTATGCGCGGCTGGGATCCGCTGGCGCACGGCACGTTCTGGTCGCTGCTGGTCAACGTCGGCGCGATGATGCTGGTGGCGGCGCGTTGGCGTCCGGGCCTGGACGAGCGCATGCGCGCGGCGCCGTTCCTGGAACCGTACTCGCAGCGCCCGGCGGTGGCCGGCGACTGGCTCGGGCAGGTGCAGGTGATCGACCTGCAGACCCTGGCCGAGCGCATGGTCGGCGAGCGCCACGCGCGCCGCGCCTTCGCCGAACAGGCGCAGCTGCTCGGCCGCGAGCCGCAGCCCAATGCGGTGGCCGACCGCGCCTGGGTGCAGTTCACCGAACGCCTGCTCGCCGCCTCGATCGGCGCGGCCTCGGCGCGGCTGGTGCTGACCAGCCTGCTGCGCGGCTCGGGCATGGACCTGGGCGAAGTGGTGGCGGTGCTGGACGAGGCCGGGCAGGAGCTGCGCTTCAACCGCGAGATCCTGTCCACCACGCTGGAGAACATCAGCGCCGGGGTCAGCGTGGTCGATCCGGCGATGCGCCTGACCGCGTGGAACCGGCGCTACCAGCAGATGTTTGGCTACCCCGACGGCATGCTCTACGTCGGCCGCCCGGTCGCCGACCTGATCCGCTACAACGCCGAGCGCGGCGAGCTGGGCGGCGGCCTGATCGAGGAGCAGATCGAGCGCCGCATCGCGCACATGCGCGCCGGCACGCCGCACGTGTTCGAGCGCACCCGCAGCGACGGCAAGGTGATCGAGATGCGCGGCCAGCCGCTGCCCGGCGGCGGCTATGTGACCAGCTACAACGACATCACCGACTACAAGCGCGCCGAGCAGGCGCTGCTGGAGGCCAACGAGACGCTGGAGCAGCGCGTGGCGGCGCGCTCGCGCGAGGCCGAACTGGCGCAGCAGTCCAAGACCCGCTTCCTGGCCGCCATCAGCCACGACGTGCTGCAGCCGCTCAACGCGGCGCGGCTGTTCGCCTCGGCGCTGCGCGAGGCGCACCAGAACGAGGAACAGCGGCACCTGGCCGAGCGCGTGGACGCCTCGCTGCGTGCGGCCGAGGAATTGCTCGACGGCCTGCTCGACGTGTCGCGGCTGGATGCCGGCGGCCTGCGCCCGGCGATCGAGGACTTCGATGCCAGCGTGCTGCTGCGCGAGCTGGCCGCGCAGTACACCCCGGTCGCCGCCGGCCGCGGTCTGCGCCTGCACGCCTACGCGCGGCCGATCTGGGTGCGCAGCGACCGCCGCCTGCTGCGCCGCGTGCTGCAGAACTTCCTCGCCAACGCGCTGCGCTACACCCGCCAGGGCCGCATCGTGCTGGGCATGCGCGGGCGCGGCGAGGAACTGGAACTGCAGGTGTGGGACACCGGCCCCGGCATACCCGAGCGCCACATGCAGCAGATCTTCGAGGAATTTCAGCGCTACCAGCAGCCGTTCGACTGGGGCGAGCAGGGCCTGGGCCTGGGCTTGTCGATCTGCCAGCGCATCTCGCGCCTGCTCGGCCACGAGCTGGATGCGCGCAGCACGGTCGGCCGCGGCAGCATGTTCGCGATCACCCTGCCGCGGGTGGCGCCGGTGCCGCAGAAGCAGCAGCGCCAGCAGCGCAGCGTCGCCGCCAGCGACTCGCTGACCGGGTTGCGCGTGCTGTGCGTGGACAACGACCAGGAGATCCTCGATGGCATGCGCGCGCTGCTCGGCCGCTGGCAGGTGCAGGTGATCTGCGCCAGCACCGTGGACGCAGCGCTGCCGCTGGCGGCGTGCGCACCCAACGTGATGCTGGTGGACTACCACCTGCACGACCGCCTGGACGGACTGGACACGTTGGACGCGCTGCGCAAGGCGATGGTCGGCCCGGTCGCCGGCGCGCTGCTCACCGCCGACGGCCGCGACGAACTGAAGCTGCAGGCGCGCGAACGCGGCTACCGGGTGCTGACCAAGCCGGTCAAGCCCGCTTCGCTGCGCGCGTTCCTCAGCGCACACCACGATCCGATCAAGAACGGTTAG